The following are encoded in a window of Flavobacterium sp. WC2421 genomic DNA:
- a CDS encoding Cof-type HAD-IIB family hydrolase, which yields MKIKYKMLVLDMDDTLLNDNHEVSIENKEMLAKAMELGIHVVLASGRPTPAMTAYAKELNLHNSFMISYNGAVISDLKEDKIIFEQTLTQEQIHELYEYSVKSKTHIITYVNGKIVSETDSEYIEIEKNITGLEHNKVVSFKAEVQSSAIKCILLEEPSYLKEVEKDLKAAMPHLSVCMSKPFFLEVAQNGIDKGASIKFLAEKLGILQSEIIAVGNAGNDLTMIEYAGLGVWVDNVDPELRDKADVIVASNNNHGVAEVVRRFILE from the coding sequence ATGAAAATAAAATATAAAATGTTGGTTTTAGACATGGATGATACCTTGTTGAATGATAACCATGAAGTTTCGATTGAAAATAAAGAAATGCTTGCTAAGGCAATGGAACTAGGTATTCATGTAGTTTTGGCATCTGGAAGACCTACACCAGCAATGACGGCTTACGCCAAAGAATTAAACTTGCATAATTCCTTTATGATTTCTTATAATGGGGCCGTAATTTCTGATTTAAAAGAAGATAAAATTATTTTTGAGCAAACACTAACTCAAGAACAAATTCATGAATTATATGAATATAGTGTAAAAAGTAAAACGCACATTATTACTTATGTTAATGGGAAAATCGTGAGTGAAACGGATTCTGAATATATTGAAATCGAAAAAAATATCACCGGTTTAGAACACAATAAAGTAGTAAGTTTTAAAGCAGAAGTGCAGTCTTCAGCTATAAAATGTATTTTATTAGAAGAACCCAGTTATCTTAAAGAAGTAGAAAAAGATTTAAAAGCAGCTATGCCACATCTTAGTGTATGTATGTCAAAACCTTTCTTTTTAGAAGTGGCTCAAAACGGAATTGATAAAGGAGCTAGTATTAAATTCTTGGCCGAAAAACTAGGGATCCTGCAATCAGAAATCATAGCTGTGGGTAATGCTGGGAATGATTTAACCATGATTGAATATGCCGGATTAGGTGTTTGGGTAGATAATGTGGATCCTGAATTGAGAGACAAAGCTGATGTAATAGTTGCCTCAAATAATAATCATGGTGTTGCTGAGGTAGTGAGACGATTTATATTAGAATAA
- a CDS encoding DUF2007 domain-containing protein: MGLMKVFSGSEILALALKEKIEEIGIDVVMKDNIQSARLAGFGSYGQAVELFVQETEFAKVNPVIEEFRLSI, translated from the coding sequence ATGGGATTAATGAAAGTGTTTTCGGGAAGTGAGATTTTGGCTTTAGCTTTAAAAGAAAAAATTGAAGAAATTGGAATTGATGTTGTGATGAAAGACAATATTCAATCGGCTAGATTAGCAGGTTTTGGAAGTTATGGTCAAGCTGTGGAATTATTCGTTCAAGAAACTGAATTTGCTAAGGTGAATCCTGTTATTGAAGAATTCCGATTAAGTATTTAA
- a CDS encoding DEAD/DEAH box helicase encodes MKLKKINEGLKESLIENGLTEANAIQKETFSTLKSGSDCLIIAPAGSGKSTTIVINVIQQLVKEGEQSPRALIIVEDKAKVLAMEALFEKYGKYTDLHVYGVHDKGDMEYDKNFISGGVDVLIGTPNKLSEMFTTAGFNVNRLKMFILDDADPILKLRHETKIMRISNSILKTQRIIFTEQLTDRIESLADKMLIEPVEFDFEDFEEEDEDEEIDEK; translated from the coding sequence ATGAAATTAAAAAAAATTAACGAAGGTTTAAAAGAATCTTTAATTGAGAATGGCTTAACGGAAGCCAATGCGATACAGAAAGAAACTTTTTCAACTTTAAAAAGTGGTTCTGATTGTCTAATTATTGCGCCAGCTGGAAGTGGGAAATCAACTACCATTGTCATTAATGTAATTCAGCAATTAGTTAAAGAAGGTGAGCAATCTCCTCGTGCTTTAATTATTGTTGAGGACAAAGCCAAGGTATTGGCCATGGAAGCACTTTTTGAAAAATATGGAAAATATACTGATCTTCACGTTTATGGAGTTCACGATAAGGGAGACATGGAATATGATAAAAATTTTATTTCTGGAGGAGTAGACGTGTTAATTGGTACTCCTAATAAGTTGAGTGAAATGTTTACCACAGCAGGATTTAATGTAAACCGTTTAAAAATGTTTATTCTTGATGATGCTGATCCTATTTTGAAATTGCGTCATGAAACTAAAATCATGCGTATTTCAAACAGCATACTAAAAACACAACGCATAATCTTTACGGAACAGTTGACTGATCGAATAGAAAGTCTTGCTGATAAAATGCTGATAGAGCCTGTTGAATTTGATTTTGAGGATTTCGAAGAAGAGGATGAGGATGAAGAAATAGATGAAAAATAA
- a CDS encoding sigma-54-dependent transcriptional regulator, giving the protein MPKILIIEDEAAIRRVLTKILSEENDTYEVEDAEDGVVGFEKIKNNDYDLVLCDIKMPKMDGVELLEAVKKIKPEIPMVMISGHGDMETAINTMRLGAFDYISKPPDLNRLLNTVRNALDKKQLVVENKILKKKVSKNYEMIGDSEAINHIKVMIDKVAPTEARVLITGPNGTGKELVAHQLHEKSERANFPLIEVNCAAIPSELIESELFGHVKGAFTSAVKDRAGKFEAADKGTIFLDEIGDMSLSAQAKVLRALQESMITRVGADKDIKVDVRVVAATNKDLKVEIAEGRFREDLYHRLAVILIKVPSLNDRRDDIPMLIAHFADKIASEQGNVVKKFSKDAVKLLQEYDWTGNIRELRNVVERLIILGGSEISENDVKLFASK; this is encoded by the coding sequence ATGCCTAAAATACTAATTATAGAAGACGAAGCAGCTATTCGAAGAGTATTGACAAAAATACTTTCCGAAGAAAATGATACCTATGAAGTAGAAGATGCCGAAGATGGTGTTGTAGGTTTTGAAAAAATAAAAAACAACGATTACGATTTGGTTTTGTGCGATATCAAAATGCCAAAGATGGATGGTGTAGAATTGCTCGAAGCTGTAAAAAAAATAAAACCCGAAATCCCAATGGTAATGATCTCTGGTCATGGCGATATGGAAACGGCAATCAATACCATGCGTTTGGGGGCTTTTGATTACATATCAAAACCACCAGATTTGAACCGTTTATTAAATACCGTTCGAAACGCATTAGACAAAAAACAACTTGTAGTTGAAAATAAGATTTTAAAGAAAAAAGTAAGTAAGAATTACGAAATGATTGGGGATAGTGAGGCCATCAATCACATCAAAGTGATGATTGACAAAGTAGCTCCTACTGAAGCTAGAGTTCTAATTACTGGACCTAATGGAACCGGAAAAGAATTAGTAGCACACCAATTACATGAAAAAAGCGAAAGAGCTAATTTTCCTTTAATTGAAGTTAACTGTGCTGCCATCCCATCTGAATTGATAGAAAGCGAATTGTTTGGTCACGTAAAAGGCGCTTTTACTTCTGCTGTAAAAGACCGTGCAGGTAAATTTGAAGCGGCTGATAAAGGAACTATTTTCTTGGATGAAATTGGCGATATGAGTCTTTCGGCTCAAGCCAAAGTATTGCGTGCTTTACAAGAAAGTATGATTACAAGAGTTGGTGCCGATAAAGATATTAAAGTCGATGTTCGTGTAGTAGCTGCAACAAATAAGGATTTGAAAGTAGAAATAGCCGAAGGTCGTTTCCGTGAAGATTTATACCATAGATTAGCAGTAATATTAATAAAAGTACCCTCGTTAAATGATAGACGTGATGATATTCCAATGTTAATTGCTCATTTTGCTGACAAAATTGCTTCTGAGCAAGGAAATGTGGTAAAGAAATTTTCTAAAGATGCTGTGAAACTATTGCAAGAATACGATTGGACAGGGAATATTAGAGAATTACGAAATGTGGTAGAGCGTTTAATAATTCTTGGAGGAAGCGAGATTTCCGAGAATGATGTCAAGTTGTTTGCGTCAAAGTAA